In Rutidosis leptorrhynchoides isolate AG116_Rl617_1_P2 chromosome 2, CSIRO_AGI_Rlap_v1, whole genome shotgun sequence, one genomic interval encodes:
- the LOC139889630 gene encoding uncharacterized protein, translated as MLTPPYPVQSPPSLKHDYQEPPEAPPSDLRQVVGIEKSYLPRTHFSDISGYDFGGEWDLFKKPQPITEQPLVSLNHMSMILCEEDVVSQEIKSTDVELFQNDYLLSNLFYEYEDILLKVPSSPSQVLNLELPETEIDSTGVKENVHLQGKITKSFSSDSLTYADGDQVVSPNADSKKVYGMRRAFSEGHIKTRLIGDHTTETRIQKLSRYRDKKRKRNFERKVKYTCRKMLADSQPRVKGRFAKTEENFRKQEETDVFDKVIKRF; from the exons ATGCTCACGCCACCGTATCCGGTCCAATCCCCGCCGTCACTGAAACATGactaccaagaaccaccggaagcACCGCCGTCAGATCTGCG gcaagttgttggcatcgaaaAATCTTATTTGCCACGCACGCAC TTCTCTGATATATCGGGTTATGACTTTGGGGGCGAATGGGATCTTTTCAAAAAACCACAACCAATAACAGAGCAACCATTGGTGTCCCTAAATCACATGTCTATGATCTTATGTGAAGAAGACGTCGTTTCACAAGAAATCAAGTCTACGGATGTCGAATTATTCCAAAACGACTACTTGTTGAGCAATCTATTTTACGAATATGAAGATATCTTGTTAAAAGTACCATCATCACCCTCACAAGTTTTGAATCTCGAGCTCCCAGAAACAGAAATAGATAGCACCGGTGTGAAGGAAAATGTGCATCTTCAGGGAAAAATTACAAAAAGTTTTAGCTCTGATAGTTTAACCTACGCTGATGGGGATCAAGTAGTTAGCCCAAATGCAGACTCAAAGAAGGTTTATGGTATGCGCAGGGCCTTCAGCGAAGGACACATTAag ACACGTCTTATTGGGGATCATACGACAGAAACACGCATTCAGAAGCTCTCAAGATATAGGGATAAGAAGAGAAAGAGGAATTTCGAAAGAAAAGTTAAG TATACTTGCAGGAAGATGTTGGCAGATAGTCAACCGCGAGTTAAAGGAAGGTTTGCCAAAACAGAAGAAAATTTTCGAAAACAAGAAGAAACCGACGTGTTTGATAAAGTGATTAAGCGTTTCTAA